One window from the genome of Saccharomyces mikatae IFO 1815 strain IFO1815 genome assembly, chromosome: 4 encodes:
- the PEX3 gene encoding Pex3p (similar to Saccharomyces cerevisiae PEX3 (YDR329C); ancestral locus Anc_5.372) has translation MPPNQRSRSLLQRHRGKLLISLTGIVALFTTGSVVVFFVKRWLYKQQLRITEEHFIKEQIKRRFEQTQEDSLYTIYELLPVWEMVLNENDLNLDSIITQLKDQKNQSTRQKSSESIESSPLKTKAELWNELELKSLIKLLTITYTVSSLILLTRLQLNILTRNEYLDSAIKLTMQQENHNKINHRLYDWVTSWWSNPQGKMVDSMTTKKLKKDGQEVYINEQAFLSLSWWILNRGWLDYNEIVTNQIEIEFQGIHPRDTLTLEEFSSRLTNIFQNINSQIFQQNNSSLISIFLPKGSGGQEFLLSQTLDPEALTCFHSNTLVFNQLINELSQCIESTATSIVLESLINESFHFIMNKVGMKTMAKKKPGQEEQQNYQMAVFSMSMKDCCQEMLQTAAGSAESGSVNEYLATLDSVQTLDDLSASVYSNFGVSSSYGFKD, from the coding sequence ATGCCTCCCAATCAAAGATCACGCTCGCTTCTACAAAGGCATCGAGGCAAGCTGCTCATTTCGTTGACAGGGATAGTTGCTCTATTCACTACAGGGTCGGTGGTAGTGTTCTTCGTGAAGAGGTGGTTGTATAAGCAGCAGCTACGGATCACTGAAGAGCACTTTATCAAGGAGCAGATCAAGAGAAGGTTTGAGCAAACACAGGAAGATTCATTGTACACAATATACGAGCTACTACCAGTATGGGAAATGGTTTTGAATGAAAACGATTTGAATTTGGACAGTATCATTACTCAATTAAAGgaccaaaaaaatcagtCCACTAGACAGAAGTCCAGTGAAAGTATAGAGAGTTCGCCTCTAAAGACTAAGGCTGAGCTGTGGAACGAGTTAGAACTCAAGAGTTTGATCAAGCTGCTGACAATAACGTACACAGTGTCgtcattgatcctattaaCTAGACTACAACTAAATATCTTGACAAGAAATGAGTATTTGGATTCCGCGATAAAACTAACGATGCAGCAGGAAAACCACAACAAAATTAACCACAGGCTTTATGACTGGGTCACATCTTGGTGGAGCAATCCGCAGGGGAAGATGGTTGATTCAATGACAacgaaaaaattaaagaaggaTGGCCAGGAAGTGTATATTAATGAACAGGCATTTTTGTCACTTTCATGGTGGATCCTAAATAGAGGTTGGCTGGACTATAATGAAATAGTTACCAACCAAATTGAAATTGAGTTTCAAGGTATACATCCAAGGGACACTTTGACACTAGAAGAATTCAGCTCTCGCCTCACGAacatatttcaaaatataaattcCCAAATATTCCAGCAGAATAATAGTAGCCTTATCTCGATTTTCCTTCCTAAGGGTTCTGGCGGACaagaatttcttctttcacaAACACTTGATCCGGAAGCGTTAACATGCTTCCATTCTAACACCTTAGTTTTCAATCAATTGATAAACGAATTGTCCCAATGTATCGAAAGCACGGCAACCTCCATAGTGTTAGAATCCCTAATAAACGAATCATTCCACTTCATAATGAATAAGGTCGGCATGAAGACCAtggcaaagaagaaaccGGGACAGGAGGAGCAACAAAACTATCAAATGGCTGTTTTTTCTATGTCCATGAAAGACTGTTGCCAAGAAATGCTTCAAACAGCTGCGGGGTCGGCCGAAAGTGGTAGCGTGAACGAATACCTTGCCACTTTGGACTCTGTCCAGACACTGGATGACCTGAGTGCCAGCGTGTACAGTAACTTTGGTGTTTCCAGCTCGTATGGATTCAAGGACTGA